The bacterium DNA window CTACAGTGCTACGGGTGAGACGAGCGGCGTAGCCATGATGAATGCTTTTCAGGATACCGCCAGCTTTGCCTGGACGGCGCCTCCTGCGGGAACAGGAACGGTGCGGCTCTATCTGGCAGCGCATCAGAGTCTGACCGCTTCGGGATTGAACTCCGCGCTTGTACAAATTGCCGGTGAGATCGCGCCGCCTGACGCGGCAAGCAATCCCTATCCGGCCAACAGCGAAACAAGCATCTCCCGCGATCCGGTTCTGACGTGGGCCGCAGGATCCGGGGCGACTTCGCACGATGTCTACTTCGGGACAAACAACACGCCGCCGTTGATTGGCAATCAGACGACATTGACGTACAGTCCGAGTAACCTTGCAGCGGGCACAGTCTACTATTGGCATGTTAATGAGCGCAACGGCGCCGGCGCCACCGCCGGGCCGCTCTGGTCCTTCACGACGACCACCGGCACCCTCGCATCGCCGCAGGCACTGGTGGTATTGGCAGAGCAGCCCCTGATCCGGCTGAACTGGAGACGGGTGAACGGCGCCGGCAGCTACAAGATTTATCGCGCCTCCACACCGGAAGTTCTGCCGATTCCCGTCAATCTTGTTGGTTCGACAGCAGACACGACGTACACAGACGCAAACGCGCTGACCCAGCCAGCACTCCGGGAGTTTTACACGGTGACGGCAGTTCAGCCGTAGCCATTAGTTTCAATATTTTGATATAATAAAGGCTATCCCGGCGGATAGCCTGTTTTTTTATCTATGACTCATTTTTGTTCGGTTCTACTCTTGACAAATTGGTATGGATAGACTACTTTTTAAAAAGTCGCCATTATGGATCTTTGTGTCCTTTGGTGCATGACATCTTGCATTGTAACCGTGATCTTCAGGGGAAAGGGACGTCATCCATGCGCTTGTTTCAGTTGATCTTGCTCCTGTCTCTCGGCACAGCCCAAGTCTGGGCTCATGCGACCTTCACCGGCTATTCCGGTGCTCCGGGGAGACAGACCTGTGCGACCAGTTGCCACGGGGCATCGGGAGGCACGGTGACCGTCAGTGGCTTCCCTACCTCCTACACTCCGGGACAGGCTTACACCATCACCATCGGCCACAATGGGGGCAGCACCATTGCCAACTTCAATGCATCCTGCCGCATCGGCACGGGGAGCAGCAATGCCGGAACCATTGCCGCGGGCACGGCCACGGCGGCTTACAATGTGAGCGGTGAAACCAACGGCATCCATTTCTCCAGCACCAATCAGAATTCGGGCACATTCACGTGGACAGCACCGGCGGCTGGAACCGGAACAGTGCATCTTTACGTGGGCGCACACCAAGGGTCTGCCGGCGGCGCCAATACGACGATCTCAGTGACCGCTACCGAAGTGCCCGGCGCGCCGGGTACGGCAAGTGCCCCCGCTCCTGCGAACAATGCCGCCGGGGTGGCAATTACCACAAGTCTTTCCTGGACAGCAGGCAGCGGTGCGACGTCCCACGATGTGTTCTTCGGCACGACCAATCCGCCGGACTCGGTGACCAATCAGGCTGGAACATCCTTTGATCCGGCGGGGGATCTGACTCCGGGGACAGTCTATTACTGGCAGGTTAACGAACGCAATAGCATTGGAGTGACGGCGGGGCCTGTCTGGCAGTTTATCACGCTGTCGATTCCGGGACAGGCGAGCTTGCCGGTTCCGCAAACGGACGCGCCGGATGTAGCGATCACGACAGGAGTGAGCTGGACGGCAGGCAGTGCCGCAGGATCGCATGATGTCTATTTCGGCACAACGACCCCACCTGCCTTCATCGGCAATCAGGCCACCCTCAGTTATGACCCGGCGGGAGATCTGACTCCGGGAACGGTTTATTACTGGCGGATTGATGAGCGCAACAGTTCGGGTGTGACCCCGGGCGATGTCTGGCAGTTTACGACATTGGCAGTTCCGGAAGCGGCCACCGAGCCTTCTCCGGCGGACGGCGACACGGCGATTACGGTGCGGGTGACCCTCTCCTGGCTGGCAGGGGCGCGGACGGATGCGCATGATGTGTATCTGGGCACGGTCAATCCACCGCCACAGGTGATGCAGGGACAGAGCGGTGGCTCCTATACTCCGCCGCAGAACCTTGCCGAAGGCACAGTGTATTACTGGCGCGTGGGGGAAGTCAATTCCTCGGGGACGACGCTTAGCCCGGTGTGGAGCTTCCGCACGGAGAGTCCCAATGCGGTGGGTGATCCGAAAGCGTTGATACCAACGGAGCTGGCCTTGGGTCCGGTCTATCCCAATCCCTTCAATGCCACGGTGACGATTCCCTTTGCCTTGCCGCAGGCTTCCAAAGTCAGTGTGACCCTGTATGATGTCACCGGACGGCTGGTGGCGGTGATGACGAACGGCACGTATGGCGCAGGGGTTCATTCGGTACAGTTTTCTTCGGAAGGGGTAGCCAGCGGGGTGTATCTGGTGAAACTCTCGGCGAATGGCCATATGCTGACCACCAAGGTGGTGGCGCTGAAGTAACCCCCATCTATCTTCCCCCACAAAGTGGGGGAAGGACTACAGCCGTCGCCGGGGTACAGAATCCTGCTCCCATCTAACTTCCCCCACGAAGTGGGGGAAGGACTTGAGCGTGCGCTGGGTTGATTTCGAACACCGGGCTACACATGCATGTGTGGCCCGGTTTGGTTATATTGCGGGGTGAATTACTAAAAGGAGTCGCGGATTATGTTGATTGGCGCACATGTTTCGGTGGCGGGGGGGATGGCGAAGGCTTTTGGGTGGGTGGAGAAGTTCGGCTGTGAAAGCCTTCAGGTATTTACCAAGAGCCAGGTGCAGTGGGCGGCCAAGCCGCTCGAGGGTGACGATATTTACGCGTGGTTGTGCGCCTGGGAGAATGCCGAATGGCCGCCATGCATGGTACACAACTGCTATCTGATCAACCTGTCCAGCGCCGACGAGACCCTGCGGCAGAAGTCCGTGGCGGCGATGATCGACGAAGTCGAGCGTGCGGCGGTGCTGGGGATCCCGTGGGTGGTGACACATCCGGGTGCCTCCAAGGGAACGACGGTCGAACAGGCTCTCGAGAATTGCGCCCGGTCGGTGCGTGAAGCCCTCGAACAGACGGACGGCTGCGGGGTGGGAATCCTGTTAGAGAATACGGCCGGAATGGGGAGCCACATCGGTGCGCGGTTTGAAGAACTGGCGCAGATCCTGCAGTTGACCGCCCTGCCGGAGCAGACGGGAGTCTGTCTGGACACCTGCCATGCCTTTGCGGCGGGGTATGATCTGCGCACCGCGGAAAGCTATGCCGGGGTGTGGGAGCAGTTCGGCAAGACGGTGGGCTTTCCGATGCTGCGGGCTTTTCATCTGAATGACTGCAAATCCGCCTTTGCCAGCCATGTGGACCGCCATGAGGCCATCGGCGAGGGGACCATCAGCCCCAAGGCTTTCGAACTGCTGGTCAATGACCCGCGCTTTGAAGGGCTTCCCGCCGTGGTGGAACTAAAAGATGAGCACGTGCCGGGCAGCATGGAACTGTTGCTGGGTATGCGCCAATAGAAACGGGCGGGTCAAGTGACCCGCCCGCTGTGCTATCAATAGGCGACTTAGCTATTTCTTGTGGGGGCCGAGCAGGCCGGAGATGCCCATGCCAAACGAGACCACCGTGCCGTGCATATTCACCGTGTGTGCTTGCCCGTTCCAGTAGCCTTCAGGCTCCTCCCGGGTGTCAAAGTTGATTTGAAATTCCGGCGTAAGGGCCAAGGCCGGGCGGACAAACCAGGCCAGGCCCGCGCGAAGCTTGATGCTGTTGCCGGAGTAGGTAAAGGTGTGACCGCTGTACCTGTGGGATTCGCTTTCCAAGAGCAGAGCCCCGCCGACGTATGGGACGACTTGCGAAGCTGAGGAGAAGTAAACGTTTAGAGATGGGCCGATCAGCACCCGAGTGGTGGTATAGCCATTTCCACTGCTCAAGCCTCCCGCCAATTCTCCACCGAGAGCCACGTTTGGTGTCAGAAAGTAGGAGACATTGGGAGCCAACATCACGTCCGTGTAACTCGAATAGAGGTCGCCGCTGTAATGAGAGAAGGATACGGTACCCGAGATCATGGTACTACCCTTTTCCGGCTGGGCGAGGGCGGGCAAGGTGGTAATAAGACAGACCAGAAGTGCAAGGATCAGGGCGTTGCGGTGCATGTGCGTTTCTCTGGCTAAGGGGTGAACGTTCAGGCAGATAAAGGCCGGCGGCGCACGCCGCCGGCCAGTGACGGAACAAGGGATGGCTGCTGACTGGGTTCAGGTCAGGCTGCAAGCCGTGGGAAAATCGAGGAAAGGGCTATTCGGCAAAATCCAACTCGGTCTCGACCGTGCCGTCCTCCTTCAGAATTTTGACCGCGCTGGGGAGCATGGATTGCGCAAGCTCGCTGGCGGCTTTGACCGCCGCCGCTTTGTTGTCGTGGGTGCTGTAGGCTGACTTGGTACCCTGGAACTTCACCGCCCATCCGTCGAAAATCGGGACTGCTTCGATAATCATCGGCTCTGACATTGTGTCCTCCCGTGGTTGTAGGACCCGCCTGGGTGCTCTAAGGGCGCGGGCTTACCGCATACTCGGTAAATATATCACGGTGCACCCCGAAAAGCAATAACCCCCTTGCACATTTTCAAAAATTCCCTGCCTGTATAAGAAACCCTGCTTTCGGGCAAAGGGTTTAGAAGAAAGGATGAAGGCGGAAGGATGAAGGGAGTCCGAATGCCCTTGCGGGTCCGAGTGAAGGGCAGGGGCGCAGCACCCATGGTTTTCAGACAGAAAGGACAGGCATGTCGGCGGTTAAGGATCTGTTCAAGTTTATCGTCTGTGTGGTGGACGATTTTTCGACCGACAACGCGGCAACGCTGGGGGCGGCTCTGGCTTTCTATACCGCGCTGTCCCTTGCGCCGCTGCTGATGATCTTTCTGTTTATCGCCGGCCTGATCGGTTCGGATGCGCAGATTCAACTGGTAAATCAAATTCAGAGCCTGGTCGGGCCGCAGGCCAGTGCCGTAATTGATCTGGTGATCGACAACCTGCGCAAACAGCACCACACCGGCGCGACGTCGGCAGTGATCGGTGGAATCACCCTGTTGATTTCGGCCACCGGAGTCTTTGCCCAGTTGCAGTTTTCGATGAACACGATCTGGGACGTGCATGCCAAGCCGGGCAACGACGTCTGGACCTTTATCCGTCAGCGGCTGCTTTCCCTGACCATGATGGCTGTGACGGGCTTTCTGACGCTGGCCTCTCTGGTGATCAGTGCCGCGTTGAACTTCGTATTCTCCGGAACCGGGATGTGGGAGACCGTTGACTCGACCGCGTCCTTTGCCGTCTATGTTCTGATCTTTGCCCTCATCTACAAAGTGCTGCCCGACGTGCGGCTGGCGTGGCGGGATGTGTGGATCGGCGCACTGATTACCGCCATGTTGTTTGTGATCGGCAAGTTTGCCATCGGCAAATACCTCGGCTACAGCAGCGTCGGCTCGGCGTACGGCGCGGCAGGCTCGCTGGTGGTGCTGCTGCTCTGGTTTTATTACACGTCGCTGATTGTGTTCTTTGGAGCGGAAATCACACAGGTGCGCGCCCGACGCTATGACCGGGGAATGGTTCCTAAGAACTACGGAGAGATGAACCCGCACATCAAGGGCAGGCGAACCACCACCGCCGCCGCCGAAGCGCAAGACTGAGGACAAAAGCCAAAAAACCGAAATGCCAAAGAGCCAAAAGAAGACCCGGAGCAGAGGCGTCCGGGTTTTCTCTTTTCAGCCTTTCAGCATTTTCTTTCAGACCGGGTATCTGAACAGTGCGGTCAGCGGTGAAGGGTTGGGCATGTCCTCCTTGCGCAGGCCATAGACCACTCCCGATTGCAGCAGGGTTTGGGTGGCGGCAGCATCCAGCAGATCGACGTCCCCCGGCTGCATATCCTTGTGCAGTTCGACGGTG harbors:
- a CDS encoding deoxyribonuclease IV — encoded protein: MLIGAHVSVAGGMAKAFGWVEKFGCESLQVFTKSQVQWAAKPLEGDDIYAWLCAWENAEWPPCMVHNCYLINLSSADETLRQKSVAAMIDEVERAAVLGIPWVVTHPGASKGTTVEQALENCARSVREALEQTDGCGVGILLENTAGMGSHIGARFEELAQILQLTALPEQTGVCLDTCHAFAAGYDLRTAESYAGVWEQFGKTVGFPMLRAFHLNDCKSAFASHVDRHEAIGEGTISPKAFELLVNDPRFEGLPAVVELKDEHVPGSMELLLGMRQ
- a CDS encoding T9SS type A sorting domain-containing protein, with product MRLFQLILLLSLGTAQVWAHATFTGYSGAPGRQTCATSCHGASGGTVTVSGFPTSYTPGQAYTITIGHNGGSTIANFNASCRIGTGSSNAGTIAAGTATAAYNVSGETNGIHFSSTNQNSGTFTWTAPAAGTGTVHLYVGAHQGSAGGANTTISVTATEVPGAPGTASAPAPANNAAGVAITTSLSWTAGSGATSHDVFFGTTNPPDSVTNQAGTSFDPAGDLTPGTVYYWQVNERNSIGVTAGPVWQFITLSIPGQASLPVPQTDAPDVAITTGVSWTAGSAAGSHDVYFGTTTPPAFIGNQATLSYDPAGDLTPGTVYYWRIDERNSSGVTPGDVWQFTTLAVPEAATEPSPADGDTAITVRVTLSWLAGARTDAHDVYLGTVNPPPQVMQGQSGGSYTPPQNLAEGTVYYWRVGEVNSSGTTLSPVWSFRTESPNAVGDPKALIPTELALGPVYPNPFNATVTIPFALPQASKVSVTLYDVTGRLVAVMTNGTYGAGVHSVQFSSEGVASGVYLVKLSANGHMLTTKVVALK
- a CDS encoding YihY/virulence factor BrkB family protein — translated: MSAVKDLFKFIVCVVDDFSTDNAATLGAALAFYTALSLAPLLMIFLFIAGLIGSDAQIQLVNQIQSLVGPQASAVIDLVIDNLRKQHHTGATSAVIGGITLLISATGVFAQLQFSMNTIWDVHAKPGNDVWTFIRQRLLSLTMMAVTGFLTLASLVISAALNFVFSGTGMWETVDSTASFAVYVLIFALIYKVLPDVRLAWRDVWIGALITAMLFVIGKFAIGKYLGYSSVGSAYGAAGSLVVLLLWFYYTSLIVFFGAEITQVRARRYDRGMVPKNYGEMNPHIKGRRTTTAAAEAQD
- a CDS encoding DUF2188 domain-containing protein, with translation MSEPMIIEAVPIFDGWAVKFQGTKSAYSTHDNKAAAVKAASELAQSMLPSAVKILKEDGTVETELDFAE
- a CDS encoding outer membrane beta-barrel protein; translated protein: MHRNALILALLVCLITTLPALAQPEKGSTMISGTVSFSHYSGDLYSSYTDVMLAPNVSYFLTPNVALGGELAGGLSSGNGYTTTRVLIGPSLNVYFSSASQVVPYVGGALLLESESHRYSGHTFTYSGNSIKLRAGLAWFVRPALALTPEFQINFDTREEPEGYWNGQAHTVNMHGTVVSFGMGISGLLGPHKK